A genomic stretch from Anaerococcus mediterraneensis includes:
- a CDS encoding glucose-6-phosphate isomerase, producing the protein MKVDFTNVNLDNLSGYEEKALDAFDTLMNRSGEGNDFLGWIDRPVDYDKDEFERIKKAAKKIREESDVLVSIGIGGSYLGIKAVDVACDNYFGSKRDTEVIYAGHQISSQYMVELLDYLKDKDFSVNVISKSGTTTEPAIAFRFLKEALEEKYGKDKAKKRIYATTDRQKGALKELADSEGYETFVVPDDIGGRFSVISAVGLLPLAVAGVDLDEFMAGFADGREKYTEKSMENDAIKYAAVRNMLYDDGKAIEVLVNYEPRLKYIAEWWKQLYGESEGKDGKGIFPASVNNTTDLHSVGQMIQEGVRNLFETVIEVENVDKDIEIKADEKNLDGLNYLAGKNMSFVNKQAMEGTAMAHVEGGVPNIRIKIEKINERKLAELFYFFEIAVGVSGYMLGVNPFNQPGVEAYKTAMFKLLGKPGY; encoded by the coding sequence ATGAAAGTAGATTTTACCAATGTAAATTTAGACAATTTATCTGGCTATGAAGAAAAAGCCCTAGATGCTTTTGACACCCTCATGAACAGAAGCGGAGAAGGAAATGATTTTCTAGGATGGATAGACAGACCAGTTGACTATGACAAGGACGAATTTGAAAGAATCAAAAAAGCAGCAAAAAAAATCAGAGAAGAATCTGATGTATTGGTTTCAATAGGTATCGGTGGGTCTTACCTAGGTATCAAGGCAGTCGATGTAGCTTGCGATAACTATTTCGGATCAAAAAGAGATACTGAGGTCATCTATGCAGGCCACCAAATCTCTAGCCAATATATGGTTGAGCTTTTAGACTACCTAAAGGACAAGGACTTTTCTGTCAACGTTATAAGCAAGTCTGGTACAACAACAGAACCTGCTATAGCCTTTAGGTTTTTAAAAGAAGCCCTAGAAGAAAAATATGGCAAAGACAAAGCCAAAAAGAGGATTTATGCTACAACTGACAGACAAAAAGGCGCCCTAAAAGAGCTAGCAGATAGCGAAGGCTATGAGACTTTTGTAGTTCCAGATGATATTGGTGGTAGGTTTTCTGTTATATCAGCGGTAGGACTTTTGCCACTAGCAGTAGCAGGGGTAGACCTTGATGAGTTTATGGCAGGTTTTGCTGATGGTAGAGAAAAATACACAGAAAAATCAATGGAAAATGATGCTATCAAATATGCGGCAGTTAGAAATATGCTTTATGATGATGGCAAGGCTATAGAGGTTTTGGTCAACTACGAACCAAGACTAAAATATATTGCAGAATGGTGGAAACAACTCTACGGTGAGTCTGAGGGCAAGGACGGCAAGGGAATATTCCCAGCAAGCGTCAACAACACTACAGACCTCCACTCAGTTGGACAAATGATCCAAGAGGGAGTTAGAAATCTCTTTGAAACTGTAATAGAAGTAGAAAATGTAGATAAGGATATAGAAATCAAAGCTGATGAGAAAAACCTAGACGGCCTAAACTACCTAGCCGGCAAAAATATGTCCTTTGTTAACAAGCAAGCCATGGAGGGCACAGCTATGGCCCACGTAGAAGGCGGAGTGCCAAATATCAGGATCAAAATCGAAAAAATCAATGAGAGAAAACTAGCAGAGCTTTTCTATTTCTTTGAAATAGCAGTAGGAGTTTCTGGCTACATGCTAGGAGTAAATCCATTTAACCAACCAGGAGTAGAAGCCTACAAAACAGCCATGTTTAAACTTCTAGGTAAACCTGGATATTAA
- the rbr gene encoding rubrerythrin — MAELKGTKTAQNLITSFVGESQANMRYTYAAKTAEKEGYRQIAAIFRETAMNEREHAARFYKFLKEEYKLETIELTEGYTAWPVIWHDTLTNLQGAIDGENEECEDMYPSFADVAEEEGFDEIARAFRNIAKAEGAHRDRYQKLHDNVENGTVFEKEEAVIWKCGNCGFLYEGKKAPKLCPACRHPQEWFEVAAFNY, encoded by the coding sequence ATGGCAGAACTTAAAGGTACAAAAACAGCTCAAAACTTGATCACATCATTTGTTGGTGAATCACAAGCAAACATGAGATATACATATGCAGCTAAAACAGCTGAAAAAGAAGGCTACAGACAAATCGCAGCTATCTTTAGAGAAACAGCTATGAACGAAAGAGAACACGCTGCAAGATTTTATAAATTCTTAAAAGAAGAATATAAACTTGAAACAATCGAACTTACAGAAGGATACACAGCTTGGCCAGTAATTTGGCATGATACACTTACAAACCTACAAGGCGCTATCGATGGTGAAAATGAAGAATGTGAAGATATGTATCCATCATTCGCAGACGTAGCTGAAGAAGAAGGCTTTGATGAAATCGCTAGAGCATTCAGAAATATTGCAAAAGCAGAAGGTGCTCACAGAGATAGATATCAAAAACTTCATGACAACGTAGAAAACGGCACAGTATTTGAAAAAGAAGAAGCAGTTATCTGGAAATGTGGAAACTGTGGATTCCTATATGAAGGCAAAAAAGCTCCAAAACTATGTCCAGCTTGCCGCCATCCACAAGAATGGTTCGAAGTTGCAGCATTTAACTATTAA
- a CDS encoding helix-turn-helix domain-containing protein, with amino-acid sequence MGVGEKIYKLRKEKGISQERLGQSLGVSRQAVSKWETGTLPDIENLSKLADFFSCSVDFLLDKEKDIENQIPVEKKTKEKSYINIFIYGPILILFILFFLSKIISYPISQKDFGTGLFYVGFRGFIAYYDLESLYIGSLLVLLGGFSYKSFLGFRKIKNEEKKVKIYYLARTILILAGLIGFLILSLRPYGIIFDLKTYIIFAIYIFFILGLGFLSRK; translated from the coding sequence ATGGGAGTAGGTGAAAAAATATATAAATTAAGAAAAGAAAAAGGGATCTCCCAAGAAAGACTAGGACAAAGTCTGGGAGTATCAAGACAAGCAGTTTCAAAATGGGAAACAGGGACCCTACCAGATATAGAAAATCTGTCAAAGCTTGCAGACTTTTTTTCTTGTTCGGTGGATTTTCTCCTTGATAAAGAAAAAGATATAGAAAATCAAATACCAGTTGAGAAAAAAACTAAGGAAAAATCCTATATAAATATTTTTATTTATGGACCGATTCTTATCCTCTTCATCTTGTTTTTCCTATCAAAGATTATATCTTATCCAATAAGTCAAAAGGATTTTGGTACAGGACTTTTTTATGTGGGATTTAGGGGCTTTATCGCCTATTATGACCTTGAAAGTCTTTATATAGGCTCTTTATTAGTGCTTTTGGGAGGATTTTCTTATAAGAGCTTTTTAGGATTTAGAAAAATAAAAAATGAAGAAAAGAAAGTAAAAATATATTATTTGGCAAGAACTATCCTTATTTTGGCAGGATTGATAGGTTTCCTTATCCTATCGCTTAGACCTTATGGGATAATATTTGACTTGAAAACTTATATTATTTTTGCTATATATATATTTTTTATTTTGGGGCTAGGTTTTCTTAGTAGAAAATAG
- a CDS encoding AraC family ligand binding domain-containing protein, which produces MKKLSAKILDGKFEHLVDEENIQVTHLQIKKGDQIPEHKSDKNVVVVIYKGKVDFIGENATDIIVPGDIITMDPNEIHALKAIEDSDLMVIKAKI; this is translated from the coding sequence ATGAAAAAACTCAGTGCAAAGATCTTGGATGGCAAATTTGAACATCTGGTAGATGAGGAAAATATACAAGTAACCCACCTACAAATCAAAAAAGGTGATCAAATACCAGAACATAAATCAGATAAAAATGTAGTGGTTGTAATATACAAAGGAAAAGTAGACTTTATCGGTGAAAATGCGACCGACATCATTGTCCCAGGTGACATAATAACTATGGATCCAAATGAAATCCACGCTCTCAAGGCCATTGAAGATAGCGATTTGATGGTTATAAAGGCAAAAATCTAA
- a CDS encoding LytTR family DNA-binding domain-containing protein — MKVEIIIDETIDETMVKIFAKEYSKEIDQIKDLLTDRFIDKLVLFRDKEVFIISHDEIIRIYAQDKNVFVKTKSGIFRSRLTIYELDARLDKNKFIRISRSEIVNLDFVKKLDLSFTGTIAVELINNDIAYVSRRKLKEFRKALGI, encoded by the coding sequence ATGAAGGTTGAGATAATAATTGATGAAACGATCGATGAAACTATGGTAAAAATATTTGCCAAAGAATATTCTAAAGAAATCGATCAAATAAAGGACCTCTTAACTGATAGGTTTATAGATAAGCTTGTACTGTTTCGTGACAAGGAAGTTTTTATCATCTCTCATGATGAGATAATAAGGATATATGCCCAGGATAAAAATGTTTTTGTCAAGACAAAAAGTGGAATTTTTAGATCAAGACTTACGATTTATGAATTGGATGCTAGACTTGATAAAAACAAGTTTATCAGGATATCCCGTTCTGAGATAGTAAATTTAGATTTTGTAAAAAAACTTGACCTATCTTTTACGGGGACAATTGCAGTTGAGCTTATAAATAATGACATTGCCTATGTTTCTAGGAGAAAATTAAAAGAATTTAGAAAGGCATTGGGGATTTAG
- a CDS encoding ABC-2 transporter permease: MKALIYKDFISTKKSMGLMAIIMVAMGYYFHRENQLTLLPFTFALIPTIFLGILFGIDDISHNDKYIISTGIKKEKIVLSRYTFVWIISAIGLVVSFIVGMIIKNSFAPMVLLLSLVALFTSLISIIQLPLMYKFGADKARIMFVIMYFIVFASFSLIGSNKKVIMDFINFGIGLNKNLLGLGIFALTIVLNIVSAKLAIWIYKNKEF, translated from the coding sequence ATGAAAGCCTTGATATATAAAGATTTTATTTCAACTAAAAAATCAATGGGACTTATGGCCATAATCATGGTCGCCATGGGATACTATTTCCATAGAGAAAACCAGCTTACTCTCTTGCCCTTTACCTTTGCTCTGATCCCAACAATTTTTTTGGGGATCCTCTTTGGTATTGATGACATCAGCCATAATGACAAGTATATAATCTCAACCGGTATAAAAAAAGAAAAAATAGTTTTATCAAGATATACTTTTGTCTGGATAATTTCAGCAATAGGCCTTGTAGTGAGCTTTATAGTTGGGATGATAATAAAAAACTCATTTGCTCCAATGGTTTTGCTTTTAAGCCTGGTTGCACTTTTTACAAGCCTAATCTCCATAATCCAACTCCCACTTATGTATAAGTTTGGAGCAGATAAAGCTAGGATCATGTTTGTGATAATGTATTTTATAGTTTTCGCTTCCTTTTCACTTATAGGATCCAATAAAAAAGTCATAATGGATTTTATAAACTTCGGTATAGGTCTAAACAAAAACCTCCTAGGCCTTGGCATATTTGCCCTAACCATAGTTTTGAATATAGTATCTGCCAAACTTGCTATTTGGATCTATAAAAACAAAGAATTTTAA
- a CDS encoding DUF3021 domain-containing protein produces MENIKKIIVGFLAGVGIGGLIEAVISLIIGENIVGVPAFVASVGSGYAKIIQCLVYGGFGIVSFITSEIFKNKDRSVYINQTIHFLAILIYFIFAGLYLRWFAYDFTMVISLGFFVVIYFLIALGFYLYEKKMIEEINNKL; encoded by the coding sequence ATGGAAAATATCAAAAAAATAATAGTAGGATTTTTAGCAGGTGTAGGAATTGGGGGCTTGATAGAGGCAGTTATATCCCTAATAATTGGCGAAAATATCGTGGGAGTGCCAGCTTTTGTGGCAAGTGTTGGAAGCGGATATGCAAAAATAATTCAATGCCTAGTCTATGGTGGCTTTGGCATAGTATCTTTTATTACTAGTGAGATTTTCAAAAATAAGGACAGGTCAGTCTATATAAACCAAACTATACACTTCTTAGCCATTCTTATTTATTTCATTTTTGCAGGCCTTTATCTAAGGTGGTTTGCCTATGACTTTACAATGGTGATTTCTCTTGGATTTTTTGTGGTAATTTATTTTCTAATAGCTCTTGGCTTTTACCTATATGAGAAAAAAATGATTGAGGAGATCAATAATAAATTGTAA
- the nagB gene encoding glucosamine-6-phosphate deaminase, translating into MKLVVCKDYDDMSKKASELVINYMREKPQIKFGLATGSTPLGLYKNLVEAQKEGEISFKYAKSVNLDEYVGLSPQDDQSYSYFMHKNLFDQVNIKEENIHLPSALEADDKYAEDYIKLLEDFGQRDIQILGVGTNGHIAFNEPADKLSKKTSIVKLSQSTIDANARFFEKAEDVPKYAISMGMEEIFNAKTLIVLANGKGKHEAVSRMLNEDVIDPNLPISFINLHPNAYLFVDEEAYRG; encoded by the coding sequence ATGAAATTAGTAGTTTGCAAAGATTATGACGATATGAGTAAGAAAGCCAGTGAATTAGTGATAAATTATATGAGAGAAAAACCTCAAATAAAATTTGGTTTGGCTACAGGATCCACACCTCTTGGCCTATATAAAAACCTAGTAGAGGCCCAAAAAGAAGGGGAGATTTCTTTTAAATATGCAAAAAGCGTAAACTTAGATGAATATGTAGGCCTAAGCCCACAAGATGACCAGTCCTACTCATATTTTATGCACAAAAATCTTTTTGACCAGGTAAATATAAAAGAAGAAAATATCCATTTGCCATCTGCACTAGAAGCAGATGATAAATATGCAGAGGACTATATAAAATTATTAGAAGACTTTGGCCAAAGAGATATACAAATCCTAGGCGTGGGTACAAATGGCCATATAGCCTTCAATGAACCAGCAGATAAGCTAAGCAAAAAAACATCCATAGTTAAACTCAGCCAGTCAACCATAGATGCCAATGCTAGATTTTTTGAAAAGGCAGAAGATGTGCCAAAATACGCCATATCCATGGGTATGGAAGAAATTTTCAATGCCAAAACCCTCATAGTCCTAGCCAATGGCAAGGGAAAACATGAGGCTGTTTCTAGAATGTTAAATGAAGATGTGATCGATCCAAACTTGCCAATATCATTTATAAATCTCCACCCAAATGCTTATCTATTTGTAGATGAGGAGGCCTATAGGGGATAG
- a CDS encoding AbgT family transporter: MSKDKKSGGVLSSIENIGNALPHPAIIFVIMIAILAVIAQICASSGLSVSYYDAKAEADATIKAVSLINADGIRFMFSSLVDNFTSFAPLGVVLVAMLGVGVAEDAGFFDAGLKKMLSNVPPMILTSAVVFAGIVSNIASDAGYVVVIPLGAMIFAAAGKHPIAGLAAAFAGVSGGFSANLIFGPTDALLAGITNEALRAANIDYTVDVAGNWYFLIASTFILTIVGAFVTEKIVIANLGTYKGSYVHEDKPLTDLEKKALKKSLWVLLIFLVVLGFLTLPKNAILKEPNALGKLSLEAFLSKGLIGAIFLMFLIPGYVFGKTVGKFKNSKDLVGAMARSMESMSGFLVLAFFAAQFVSFFAYTNLGTILSVKGAEFLESIGLRGIGLVILFIILSAFLNLFIGSASAKWAIMAPIFVPMFMGMGLSPELTQMAYRIADSSTNIISPLMNYFAMVVIFMQKYDKDRGLGTLISTMLPYSLAFLILWSILLIFWMLFKIPLGPGAYLFV, translated from the coding sequence ATGTCTAAAGATAAAAAATCAGGAGGGGTCCTATCGTCGATAGAAAATATAGGCAATGCCCTACCCCATCCTGCTATAATTTTTGTAATAATGATTGCCATATTGGCTGTCATTGCCCAAATCTGCGCATCATCAGGCCTATCTGTTTCCTACTATGACGCAAAGGCAGAAGCAGATGCCACCATCAAGGCTGTCAGCCTTATAAATGCTGACGGGATCCGCTTTATGTTTTCATCTTTGGTTGATAATTTCACATCCTTTGCCCCACTTGGTGTTGTCCTAGTGGCTATGCTTGGTGTTGGTGTGGCAGAAGATGCAGGTTTTTTTGATGCAGGACTAAAAAAGATGCTTTCAAATGTACCACCAATGATCCTAACCAGTGCGGTTGTTTTTGCAGGTATAGTTTCAAATATTGCATCTGATGCTGGCTATGTAGTTGTAATCCCTCTTGGGGCCATGATTTTTGCCGCAGCTGGCAAGCATCCAATAGCAGGTCTTGCTGCAGCTTTTGCAGGAGTTTCTGGCGGATTTTCTGCCAACCTTATTTTTGGACCAACAGATGCCCTTTTAGCTGGTATAACCAACGAGGCCTTGCGTGCTGCAAATATTGATTATACAGTAGATGTAGCTGGCAATTGGTATTTTTTGATAGCCTCTACTTTTATCCTAACTATTGTTGGTGCCTTTGTTACAGAAAAAATTGTCATAGCAAATCTTGGTACCTACAAGGGATCCTATGTCCACGAAGATAAGCCCCTAACCGACCTAGAAAAAAAGGCCCTAAAAAAATCTCTTTGGGTCTTGCTAATATTTTTGGTCGTACTAGGTTTTTTGACCCTACCAAAAAATGCTATTTTAAAAGAACCAAACGCTCTTGGCAAGCTCAGCCTAGAGGCATTTTTGAGCAAGGGACTTATTGGAGCGATTTTTCTGATGTTTTTGATACCTGGCTATGTTTTTGGTAAGACTGTAGGCAAATTTAAAAACTCCAAAGACCTAGTAGGGGCCATGGCTAGATCTATGGAGTCTATGAGCGGATTTTTGGTCCTAGCATTTTTTGCAGCCCAATTCGTATCGTTTTTTGCCTATACAAATCTCGGGACAATCCTATCTGTCAAGGGCGCTGAATTTCTAGAATCAATAGGCCTTAGAGGAATTGGACTAGTGATTTTATTTATAATCCTATCAGCCTTCCTCAACTTATTTATAGGATCAGCTTCGGCCAAATGGGCCATAATGGCACCAATTTTCGTGCCTATGTTTATGGGTATGGGTCTTTCCCCAGAGTTAACCCAAATGGCCTATAGGATAGCAGATTCGTCAACCAATATCATAAGTCCCCTTATGAACTATTTTGCAATGGTTGTAATCTTCATGCAAAAATATGACAAGGACAGGGGGCTTGGCACCCTAATATCAACAATGCTGCCTTATTCCCTAGCATTTTTGATCCTCTGGTCAATCCTACTCATATTTTGGATGCTATTTAAAATCCCACTAGGACCTGGTGCTTATCTATTTGTATAA
- a CDS encoding uracil-DNA glycosylase family protein translates to MKEIIEKLKNDPRNKSYTDKGIGPIFQINKESKILIIGQAPGKKVEETGILFNDKSGENLVDWLGIDMDELHSEDFSIIPMDFYYPGRGKSGDKAPRKFIAKEYHPLLLKELDKVKLTILIGAYAQRFYLGQSFKKNLTETVRNFDQYLPKYFPLVHPSPLNNRWLAKNHFFEKDVLPMLKDIVKNAL, encoded by the coding sequence ATGAAAGAAATAATAGAAAAACTGAAAAATGATCCCCGAAATAAATCCTACACAGATAAGGGTATAGGTCCAATTTTTCAAATAAATAAAGAATCTAAAATTTTAATAATCGGCCAAGCTCCTGGCAAAAAAGTCGAAGAAACAGGTATTTTATTTAATGATAAGAGCGGAGAAAACTTGGTTGATTGGCTAGGTATTGACATGGATGAACTCCATAGTGAGGATTTTTCAATAATACCTATGGATTTTTATTATCCTGGAAGGGGCAAATCCGGGGACAAGGCCCCAAGAAAATTTATCGCAAAAGAATACCATCCTCTCTTGCTAAAAGAGTTAGATAAAGTTAAACTGACCATTTTGATAGGAGCCTATGCACAGAGATTTTATCTTGGTCAAAGCTTTAAGAAAAACCTAACTGAAACCGTAAGAAATTTCGATCAATATTTGCCAAAATATTTCCCCTTAGTCCATCCTAGCCCCTTAAATAATAGGTGGCTAGCAAAAAATCATTTTTTTGAAAAAGATGTTTTGCCAATGCTAAAGGATATTGTTAAAAACGCTTTATAA